From one Lotus japonicus ecotype B-129 chromosome 3, LjGifu_v1.2 genomic stretch:
- the LOC130747421 gene encoding uncharacterized protein LOC130747421, with the protein MEFVAEEGKHLNDNCSTLILPALSIGNVGQLAADLLVSSMATERVGYLDDPHVLPCVGNDAYGPVPQGDLALPLEAYDSPSNALTIIQQRSPVIKGMMLDFAKNMADFLAGSGKKHIVLLSSLDFGKWQKVDMSSGLQIYYLSSANSNGTDENCESLGWKKLQEYDPSQKHWKFLSDLAEGNATREDIISEEDELEEEDYYASLPFAALYSFLKAKGLKVTCLLCYCSEGDNISDAFQLADAVCKLLRLTPPTSGIEGNKWRVPLSWMTVYGPPPDMSMF; encoded by the exons ATGGAGTTCGTTGCTGAAGAAGGCAAGCACCTCAATGACAATTGCTCCACTTTGATTTTG ccTGCTTTATCTATTGGGAATGTGGGGCAACTAGCAGCAGACCTTTTGGTTTCATCAATGGCTACAGAGAGAGTTGGGTACTTGGATGATCCTCATGTTCTTCCCTGTGTTGGCAATGATGCTTATGGACCTGTTCCTCAAGGAGACCTTGCTCTTCCTCTTGAAG CTTATGATTCCCCATCTAATGCTCTCACTATCATCCAACAGCGATCTCCGGTGATTAAG GGTATGATGCTTGATTTTGCAAAAAACATGGCTGATTTCCTTGCTGGTAGTGGAAAGAAGCATATTGTTCTTCTCTCCAGCTTAGATTTTGGAAAATGGCAAAAAGTTGACATGTCAAG TGGTTTGCAGATCTATTACCTATCTAGTGCCAACAGCAATGGAACAGATGAAAACTGTGAGAGCCTTGGGTGGAAGAAACTTCAGGAGTATGACCCTTCTCAAAAGCATTGGAAATTTCTTAGTGATTTAGCTGAAGGAAATGCAACTCGGGAAGATATTAtttctgaagaagatgaactaGAAGAAGAAGATTACTATGCTAGCTTGCCTTTTGCTGCACTTTATTCCTTTCTCAAG GCAAAAGGTTTGAAGGTTACCTGCTTGTTGTGTTATTGCTCAGAAGGAGACAACATCTCTGATGCTTTTCAATTAGCTGATGCAGTATGCAAACTTCTAAGGCTGACTCCCCCTACTTCTG GGATTGAAGGTAACAAGTGGCGAGTTCCACTTTCTTGGATGACGGTATATGGACCACCCCCGGATATGTCAATGTTCTAA
- the LOC130747419 gene encoding uncharacterized protein LOC130747419 — MTKRGATMLVEPIPNTNNNTITKHRAKLGTFFNQHDHDHQDLTTMNRLSSNTSIASPRCYYGDGSTTPTTTSASASPFTMSSPWDQSSSSPYNKSPWQVPSTAIHLHHHHHHYHHNNNNDDDDDVPENGLIGSLVREEGHVYSLAVSGDLLYTGSDSKNIRVWKDLKDYTGFKSSSGLVKTIVISGEKIFTGHQDGKIRVWKISSKSSGTHKRIGSLPTFKEYVKSSMNPKNYVEVRRNRSAVKVKHIDAISSLSLDEEEGLLYSASWDKTIKVWRVADSKCMDSINAHDDAVNAVAAAAFGGFVFTGSADGTVKVWRREKSGKKTKHVLDRVLLKQENAVTALAVNCMSTVVYGGSSDGLVNFWERSQKSSLTHGGVLKGHKLAVLCLTAAGNLVFSGSADKNVCVWKRDENGVHTCLSVLTGHTGPVKCLAVEEEEEEGEREGQKGDERWIVYTGSLDKSVKVWRVAEQAPELSMSQGWPTPSRGGAPYDSPAAGLNLSYSSPSPAAGWSYSSPAIMSGGNGYVDRNGNRNGSNNCSSPQGNDNEKGNLKSNSNKQSVLPAVIEGSGNGNANNQQDEKGNQKSNNNNQTPLPVSGGNGSNNSGQQGKGDENGNQKNNSSNQSVLPAVSGGNGNGNGNKNSSSQQGKDNEKGNQKNNIDTQSLLPAVSGGNDNQNDNRSHQQDEKGNLNNNKNQSLLAKDGGSGNQKSRSNNQQVKGNENNSSNQNVSSASGGNNNNNSSRQQGNDDEKSNQKSNRSNPSLLPPVSGGNDNRNNNNSQLGNGNEKGNWNNSNKDQSPFSKSGGNGNEDGNKSGSSKNQQGNDNLNTTNKNQSPFSKSGGDGNGSGSDNQKGSNNNQQGKGSESGDCNNNKSEGLLSKSGGNSNQRGSNSNQQGADNGYFSQRGSNNNQQGNENNNGNRNDNKNQVPLSKTGGSGSGNQIGSTSNQQANLNENRGGGSGNGIDNNNNNQQGNGNQNSSNNNRSLLPQSGENGNGSGNRNNSSNNQSLPSKSGGNVSGKDNQVGTNSKQQANANPNSSSNNQSLPSKSGGNVNGKDNQAANKSNQQANVNPYSSSNNQSLPSKSEGNGNGKDNQAGNNSNQQGSGNKNTSSSSSSNLSVRSVRGGTGNQTASQNSNSQQGNHNRNTSSNNQSVQSKSGGNVNQTGSSNSNNQQGNANQNSSSKNQSLLPKSSGNNNGNGSNNQQGNDKRNDSKSNPTLSSTSGGDSNLNVNRGSANKKQGILSANEGSGSGNMNNNRSSNNNNNSTNSNSNSTSSNISDSQNRNNRVQLQK; from the coding sequence ATGACAAAACGAGGAGCAACCATGTTAGTAGAGCCAATTCcaaacaccaacaacaacactaTTACCAAACACAGGGCCAAACTTGGAACCTTCTTCAACCAGCATGACCATGATCACCAAGACCTCACCACCATGAACCGCCTCAGCAGCAACACCTCCATCGCCAGCCCCCGATGCTACTACGGCGATGGCAGCACCACTCCGACCACCACCAGCGCCAGCGCCTCCCCTTTCACCATGTCGTCCCCGTGGGACCAATCTTCCTCCTCTCCCTACAACAAATCTCCATGGCAAGTACCCTCCACCGCaatccacctccaccaccaccaccaccactaccaccataaCAACAACAACGATGATGACGATGACGTCCCGGAAAACGGCCTCATCGGCTCCTTAGTCCGCGAAGAAGGCCATGTCTACTCCTTAGCAGTCTCCGGGGACTTGCTCTACACCGGTTCCGATAGCAAGAACATAAGGGTGTGGAAGGATCTCAAGGACTACACTGGATTCAAATCCAGCAGTGGTTTGGTCAAAACCATAGTAATCTCCGGCGAGAAAATCTTCACCGGCCACCAGGACGGGAAGATCAGGGTGTGGAAGATTTCTTCCAAAAGCTCCGGCACCCACAAGCGCATTGGAAGCTTGCCCACTTTCAAGGAGTATGTTAAAAGCTCCATGAATCCTAAGAACTACGTGGAGGTTCGCCGGAACCGGAGCGCCGTCAAGGTGAAGCACATCGACGCCATTTCCAGCTTGAGCCTCGACGAGGAAGAAGGGTTGCTTTACTCTGCCTCGTGGGATAAGACGATCAAGGTGTGGCGCGTGGCGGATTCCAAGTGCATGGACTCCATCAACGCGCACGACGATGCCGTTAACGCGGTTGCGGCGGCGGCGTTTGGAGGGTTTGTTTTCACCGGCTCTGCTGACGGAACGGTGAAGGTGTGGAGGAGGGAGAAATCAGGGAAGAAGACGAAGCATGTGCTGGATAGAGTTCTGCTGAAGCAGGAGAACGCCGTGACGGCGCTCGCGGTGAACTGTATGTCCACGGTGGTTTACGGTGGCTCCTCCGATGGGCTGGTGAATTTCTGGGAGCGGAGTCAGAAGAGCAGCCTCACACACGGTGGCGTTCTCAAGGGGCACAAGCTCGCCGTGCTGTGCCTCACGGCGGCGGGGAACCTTGTCTTCAGCGGCTCCGCTGATAAGAATGTCTGTGTGTGGAAGAGGGATGAGAACGGGGTCCACACGTGCCTTTCTGTTCTGACAGGGCACACCGGCCCTGTGAAGTGCCTCGCCGtcgaggaagaagaggaggagggggaGAGGGAGGGCCAGAAGGGTGATGAAAGGTGGATAGTTTACACAGGGAGCTTGGACAAGTCTGTGAAGGTGTGGCGCGTGGCGGAACAGGCGCCGGAGTTGAGCATGAGCCAAGGGTGGCCTACTCCGAGCCGCGGCGGTGCACCGTATGATTCCCCTGCTGCAGGATTGAATTTGAGTTATTCTTCGCCGTCCCCTGCTGCAGGATGGAGTTATTCTTCGCCGGCGATAATGAGTGGTGGCAACGGCTATGTTGATCGGAATGGTAATAGGAATGGGAGCAACAATTGCTCAAGTCCACAAGGGAATGATAATGAGAAGGGAAATCTGAAGAGCAACAGCAACAAACAAAGTGTTTTACCTGCTGTAATTGAAGGGAGTGGAAATGGGAATGCCAACAATCAACAAGATGAGAAGGGCAATCAGAagagcaacaacaacaatcaaactCCTTTACCTGTAAGTGGAGGGAATGGAAGCAACAATTCAGGTCAACAAGGGAAGGGTGATGAAAATGGCAATCAGAAGAACAACAGCAGCAATCAAAGTGTTTTACCTGCTGTAAGTGGAGGGAATGGCAATGGAAATGGCAACAAAAACAGCTCAAGTCAACAAGGGAAGGATAATGAGAAGGGTAATCAGAAGAACAACATCGATACACAAAGCCTTTTACCTGCTGTAAGTGGAGGCAATGACAATCAGAATGACAACCGCAGCCATCAACAAGATGAGAAGGGCAATTTGAATAACAACAAGAATCAAAGTCTTTTGGCTAAAGATGGTGGAAGTGGAAATCAGAAAAGCAGGAGCAATAATCAACAAGTGAAGGGCAATGAGAATAACAGCAGCAATCAAAATGTTTCATCTGCGAGTGGAGggaataacaacaacaacagctccAGGCAACAAGGGAATGATGATGAGAAGAGCAATCAGAAGAGCAACAGAAGCAACCCAAGTCTTTTACCTCCTGTAAGTGGAGGGAATGACAATcggaacaacaacaacagtcaACTAGGGAATGGCAATGAGAAGGGCAATTGGAATAACAGCAACAAGGATCAAAGTCCTTTCTCTAAAAGTGGAGGAAATGGCAATGAGGATGGCAATAAGAGCGGGAGCAGCAAAAATCAACAAGGGAATGACAATCTGAATACCACCAACAAGAATCAAAGCCCTTTCTCTAAAAGTGGAGGAGATGGTAATGGAAGTGGCAGTGACAATCAGAAAGGTAGCAACAACAATCAACAAGGGAAAGGTAGTGAGAGTGGCGATTGCAATAACAACAAGAGTGAAGGCCTTTTGTCAAAAAGTGGAGGAAATTCCAATCAGAGAGGCAGCAACAGCAATCAGCAAGGGGCTGACAATGGCTATTTCAGCCAGAGAGGCAGCAACAACAATCAACAAGGGAATGAAAATAACAATGGCAATCGGAATGACAACAAGAATCAAGTTCCTTTGTCTAAAACTGGAGGAAGTGGCAGTGGCAATCAGATAGGTAGCACCAGCAATCAACAAGCAAATCTCAATGAGAACAGAGGTGGAGGAAGTGGCAATGGGattgacaacaacaacaataatcaGCAAGGGAATGGCAATCAGAATAGCAGCAACAACAATCGAAGTCTTTTGCCTCAAAGTGGAGAAAATGGCAATGGGAGTGGCAATAGGAATAACAGCAGCAACAATCAAAGTCTTCCATCTAAAAGCGGAGGAAATGTCAGTGGGAAAGATAATCAAGTTGGCACCAACAGCAAGCAACAAGCGAATGCCAATCCAAATAGCAGCAGCAACAATCAAAGTCTTCCCTCTAAAAGCGGAGGAAATGTCAATGGGAAAGACAATCAAGCTGCTAACAAGAGCAATCAACAAGCGAATGTCAATCCATATAGCAGCAGCAACAATCAAAGCCTTCCCTCTAAAAGTGAAGGAAATGGCAATGGGAAAGACAATCAAGCTGGCAACAACAGCAACCAACAAGGGAGTGGCAATAAGAAtaccagcagcagcagcagcagcaatctAAGTGTTCGGTCTGTAAGAGGAGGAACTGGCAATCAAACTGCCAGCCAAAACAGCAACAGTCAACAAGGGAACCATAATCGGAATACCAGCAGCAATAATCAAAGTGTTCAGTCTAAAAGTGGAGGAAATGTCAATCAAACTggcagcagcaacagcaacaatCAACAAGGGAATGCCAATCAGAATTCCAGCAGCAAGAATCAAAGCCTTTTGCCTAAAAGCAGTGGAAACAATAATGGGAATGGCAGCAACAATCAACAAGGCAATGATAAGAGGAATGACAGCAAAAGCAATCCAACTCTGTCATCAACAAGTGGAGGAGATAGCAATTTGAATGTTAATCGTGGTAGCGCCAACAAGAAGCAAGGCATTTTGTCAGCTAATGAAGGAAGTGGCAGTGGCAACATGAACAACAATAGGAgcagtaataataataataattctaCTAATAGCAATAGCAATAGTACTAGCAGTAATATTAGTGATTCCCAAAATAGGAACAACAGGGTGCAGTTGCAAAAATAG